Within the Gordonia westfalica genome, the region CCGACCTGGTCATCGCGATCTACAACCCGGGCTCGGCAAGCCGTTCGTGGCAGGTCGGAGCTCTCAAACACACACTGTTGCAGACGGTCTCACCCGATCGAGTCCTGGTACTCGGCCGCGATGTGGGCGGTCCGGAGCAGACACTCACCACGACCACCGTCGGCGAGTTCGATCCCGAGGTCGTCGACATGCGGACGTTGCTCATCATCGGTTCGTCGGCGACCCGGATGGTCCAGCGGGCTGCGGGGTCGCTGGTGTTCACGCCTCGCCGGCACACCCCGGCCGAGGACGCGGAGCAGGTGACCGGGCAGGCGTCAGCCGAGCAGCCGCTCGAGCCAAGCCTCGGCGCCGGCGACGTCTGACACGGCCGGAACGTCGGGCTCGACCGGCCGGTCGACGACGATCACGTCGACGCCCAGCGTGGCGGCGGCATCGAGTTTGGCCTTCGTCAGCGATCCCCCGCTGTTCTTGGTGACGAGTAGATCGATCCGGTGCTCGCGCAGCAGCGCCAGTTCCGAGTCGTAGTCGTAGGGTCCGCGGGAACGCAGGATCTCATGGTGCGCGGGGAGGTCTGCGGTCGGCGGATCGACCACCCGGATCAGGAACCAGGCATCGTCGATTCCGGCGAACACACCGACATCCTGACGGCCGGTGGTCAGCAGAACCCGCTTGCCGCGGCGTCGTACCTCGTCCGCCGCCGCGGCGAGATCCGGTACGCACGTCCAGCGGTCGGATTCCGTCGGGGTCCACGGTTCACGGCGCAGGCGGAGCAGCGGCACCCCGGCTTCCGACGCGGCCCGGGCGGCGTTCCGGGTGATGGTGGCCGCGAAGGGATGCGTCGCATCGACGACAGCGTGAATCCTGTTGCTGCGCAGCCACTCCCGCAGACCTTCGGCCCCACCGAATCCGCCGATCCGGACCGGTCCCACCGGCAGTCGCGGATTGTCCACACGTCCGGCGAGTGAGCTGATGACGGACACCCCGGTCTCGGTCAGCGCAGCTGCCAGTGCGCGGGCCTCGCCGGTGCCGCCGAGGATGAGGATCTGCGGGTCGGGCCCGGCCTCGTCGGTCATGGGTGCGGTGTCTCGCGGAGTTTGGTCATGCGGGCGTGGGAATACAGGTAGCTGTCGGTGACCTCGGGATGCGCAGTCGCGTCGAGGACCCGGCCGACGAAGATGATCGCGGTCTTGCGGATGTCGGCGGCCTCGAGGGTCTCCGCCAGGCGATTCAGCGGACAGCGCACCACCTGCTGGTTCGGCCGGCTCGCGAAAGCCACCGTCGCGGTGGGACATTCCGGCCCGTAGTACGGGATCAGCGCGTCGACGATCTGTTCGGCCCGGTGGGCGGCGAGATGCAGGGCGAGCGTCACGCCGGTGGCGGCGAGACTCGCGAGATCCTCGCCGGCGGGCATGTCGGTCGACAGCGTCGACACCCGGGTGATGAGGAGGCTCTGCCCCACTCCCGGGACGGTGAGTTCGGAGTCGAGCGCAGCCGCGGCGGCCGCGAAAGCGGGTACTCCGGGCACGATCTCGTACGGGATGCCTCGGCCGCGGAGTTCTCGCTGTTGCTCGGCGAGCGCCGAGTAGATCGAGAGATCACCCGAGTGCAGGCGGGCGACGTCGTGCCCGCGCTCGTGGGCGGCGACGATGTGATCGACGATGTCGGACAGCGGCATCCGCGCCGTGTCGACGAGGACGGCGTCGTCGGGACACAACTCGAGCAGCTCGTCGGGTACAAGTGACCCGGCGTAGAGACAGGTGCGGCACTCCCCCAGCATCCGCGCGCCGCGCAGCGTGATGAGGTCGGGGGCGCCGGGTCCGGCGCCGATGAAGTAGACAGTCATGTCGTCGGTTCCGCCTTCGATGCTGATGCGTCTCTCGTTGCGGCCCACTGGATGATCGGCAGCGCCGGCCGCCAGGTCGTCATGGTCCCGAGTGGTGCGACGGTCTCCACGGACAGACGTCGCAGGGTTCCGCCGTGGGCGGCGTGCCATCGGACCAGGATCTCCTGGTTCTCCACGGTGACCGCGTTCACGACGATCCGTCCCGGCTGCCGAAGCGCGTTCCACGCGGCGGTGAGGACCTGTTCGTCGAGGCCGCCGCCGATGAACACCGCGTCGGGAGCCGGCGCCTCGGCGAGCGCTTCGGGAGCGGCACCCCGTAGCGATAGGCGATGCCCGACGCCGTGTCGGCGGGCGTTGGCGGTCAGCCGTTCGGCCCGGTCCGCGTTCTGCTCGAAGGCGACGACGCGGCCCCGGTCGTCGGCGCGGAGCCATTCGATGGAGACGCTCCCGGACCCGGCGCCGATGTCCCAGAGAAGCTGCGGCCCTGCGGGTTCGAGAGCCGCGACGGTCACCGACCGGATCGTGGACTTGGTGATCTGGCCGTCGTGCGCGTAGATGTCGTCGTCGCGTCCGGGCATCCGACTGCGCCGCGGTCCGACACAGTCGACGGCCACGATGTTGAGCGGGTCGACGGGAGGATGCGCCCAGGCTTCGGCGGCCGAGGACCGGATCCGCTCGCCCGGTCCGCCGAGCTGTTCGAGCACGGTCATCGATGATCGACCGAAACCGTTCTGCGAGAGCAGTTCTGCCACTGCTGCCGGGGTCGTCTCGTCCCGGCTGAGGACGAGGAGACGTCCACCGTCGGTGGCCTCGGTGAGAACCACCTCGGGAGCCGCGGTCACGGCGCTCACGATCCGGGTCCGGGCGAGGTCCCATCCGAGGCGTGCGCATGCCAGGCTCGCGCTCGACACCGCCGGGAACACCCGCACCCTCTCGGCCCCGACCCGTGCGACGATGCTGGCCCCGACGCCGTGGAACATCGGGTCACCGCTCGCCAGGATATGGATTCGGCCGGAGGCGGTTTCGAGGACGTCGGTGAGATGGTCCGACATCGGCGATCGCCAGGACTCCCGGATGCCGGCGAGCTCGCTCGCGGCGTCGTCGAGGAGCGCGAGTTGCCTTGGCGCGCCGTAGATCACCCGAGCATCGCGCAACTCATCGCGCGCGGCGTCGCCGAGTCCGCGCCAGCCGTCGGCGCCGATCCCGACGACCACGAACATCGGTGCCGAACTCATCTGGGCAGTCTCCGCCAGACGGCGCGTGGGAGCAGCCGCATGCCGAAGAACATCGGGCGCAGCACCCCCGGGATCCAGACCTCGCCGCGGCCCTTGCGATACGCGCGGGCGACGGCGTCGGCCACCTGGTCTGCGGTCTTCGAGAACGGTGCGGGCTTCACCCCGGACTCCATCAGGTCTTTCGTCATCGCGCCGATCACGAAACCGGGCCGGGCGAGCAGCAGTCGTACTCCGGTGCCGTGCAACGAATCCGCCATGCCGCTCGCGAAGCCGTCGAGTCCGGCCTTGGTGGAGCCGTAGACGAAGTTGGCCCGACGCACCCGGATGCCGGCCACCGACGAGAAGACGATCATCGTGCCCGACCCCTGTTCGCGCAGGGCGGCGGCGAGCGGGATCAGCACACTGATGTGTGCGTAGTAGTCGGTGTGGGCGATCTGCAGGGCATGCGCGACATCGGCTTCCGCGCGCGCCTGATCACCGAGAATCCCGAACGCGATGATCGCGATCCCGATCGGACCGAACTCGTCGACCAGAGAGGCGATGAGGCCGGGGTGGCTGTCGGTGTCGTCGGCGTCGAAGGCGACGGCATGCACCGCGGTCGCGCCCGCGTCGAGCAGTGCGGCGGTCGGTGCGGCGAGGTCGTCGGGGCGGCGCGCCGCGAGCACGACCGTCCGGCCTTCGGCCAGGCGCTGCGCCGTGGCCACACCGATCTCGCTCCGTCCGCCGAACAGGACGAGCGAACCCGGAGGAGTGTCAGACGCCATGCACAGCAGTATCGCACCAGCCCCGACACCGCCCCGGCACCCCACCGACGCTAGCGTGGCAACCATGTCTCGCACCGCTGCCGACGTCGGCCCCGCCGCCGTCGAGTTCCTCACCGAACGCCATCTCGGCACCCTCACGACGCTGCGCGCCGACGGGACACCGCATTCGGTTGCGGTGGGCTTCACCTGGGAACCCGAAGCCGGGCTGGCACGGGTGATCACCTTCGACGGCAGCCAGAAGGTGCGCAACGTCGAGCGCGGCGGGTATGCGGCGGTGACCAACGTCGACGGCCCGCGCTGGCTGACCCTGGAGGGTCCGGCCACGGTGAGCCGCGAACCGGAACACGTCCGCGAGGCCGAGCAACGCTACGCGCAGCGATACCGGCAGCCCAAGCCCAACCCCCGACGCGTCGTCATCGAGATCAGCGTGAACCGGGTGCTCGGGTCGGCGTCGTTGCTGGGCTGACCTCGATACGCGGCGTCCTCGCTCCGCTCGGTCGTCGCTACTCGGCCGGCAGAAAGAACGCGGCGTCGCCAACCGGTCGGCGGATGCGCGCCGGACATCGCTGGTTGAGCCGGTAGCGAGCGAAGCGAGCCACCGCGTCGAAACCTCGCCTCCATCCTCATCGCACCAGTCCGCAGCGCCTGCAGGCAGGCGGATTTCGACGCGACGCCTCGCTACGCTCGGTGTCGGCTCAACCCGCATGAAGCGACGCCTCGCTACGCTCGGTGTCGGCTCAACCCGCATGGGGTTGCCTGGTCTCTGAGCCGGCGACTACAGCTGCATCAGCTCGTGCGGGCGGTTGTTGAAGGATTCGCAGCCGTCGTCGGTGACGACGACGATGTCCTCGATGCGGGCGCCCCAGCGGCCGGAGAAGTACACCCCGGGTTCGACGCTGAACGCCATCCCGGGACGCAGCGTGATGTCGTTGCCGTCGACGATGTACGGCTCCTCGTGGACCGAGAGGCCGATGCCGTGTCCGGTGCGGTGGATGAACTGGTCGGCGAGACCACGCTCACGCAACAGGTCGCGAGCGGCCGCGTCGATCGACGCCGCGGCGACCCCGGGTCGCACGGCGGCGACCGCGGCGCGCTGGGCCTCGTGCAGCGCGGCGTACGCGTCGGCGATGTCGGCGGCCGGCGGCTCGAAGCAGTAGGTGCGGGTGGAGTCGGAGTTGTAGCCGGGCTCCACCGGCCCGCCGATGTCGATGACCACGATGTCGGAGCGTTCGATGACGCGGTCGGAGAACTCGTGATGGGGATCGGCACCGTTGGGGCCGGAGCCGACGATGATGAACGCCGCCTCGGAGTGTCCCTCACCGAGGATCGCGGCCCTGATGTCGTCGGAGACCTCACGCTCGGTGCGTCCGGGCTTGAGCCACTCGCCCATCCGGGCGTGGACGCGGTCGATGGCCGCGCCGGCGCGACGCAGCGCCTCGATCTCCGCGTCGTCCTTGATCATCCGGAGTTCGCGCAGCACCGCGGTTGCGAGTTGCGGTGTGGCGCCGGTGTGTTGCGCCAGCGGGATCACGTGCAGGGCAGGCATCGAATCCGACACCGCGATGGCCGGATTCGGCGACAGACCAGCCAGGGCCAAGCCGTGCGCATCGTCGCCGTCGACCCAGTCGGCCACCTCGATGCCGAGATCGCCGACCGCGGAATCAGACAGCGACGGCACCTCGAGCCGAGCGATGACCAGCTTCGGGTCACCGGCGGCGGGGATGACGAGCGCGGTGAGACGTTCGAAGGTCTCGGCACGCGAGCCCACGAGGTAGCGCAGGTCGGGACCGGGAGCCACCACGAGTGCGTCGAGTCCGGCGTCGCGGGTGAGTTCCGCGGCGCGACGCATACGTTCGCGATACACGTCAGATCCGAACAGCGGGTCCGCCGAGCCGGCGGTGGTCGATGTGGCTGCCATGGTCGAAGACTACCGCCGGGTGCGCGGGTCGTGGTGACGCGGCGACACCGTCAATGCAAGAGTGTGGGGGTGACGGATTCGTTGATGCTGCTCGACGGTGCGAGCCTGTGGTTCCGGTCGTTCTACGCCCTCCCCGAGAAGATGACCAGCCCGGACGGGCGACCGGTCAACGCGGTACGGGGATTCATCGACACGATCGCCAATCTCGTGACGCGCGAACATCCGAGCCGCCTCGTCGTGTGCCTCGACCTCGACTGGCGTCCCGAATTCCGCACCGCCCTCATACCGACCTACAAGGCTCATCGGGTTGCGGTCGAGGACGGCGCACCCGACGCCACCGGAACGGGGACCGTCGACGTCGAAGAAGTACCCGACACCCTCACCCCGCAGGTCGACATGATCATGGATGTCCTTGCCGCCGCGGGGATCGCGACCTCCGGCGCGGTCGGCTGCGAGGCCGACGACGTCATCGGAACGCTGGCCTGGGCGGAGGCGCAGGACCCGGTGATCGTCGTCAGCGGCGACCGCGACCTGCTGCAGGTGGTCTCCGACGACCCGGTGCCGGTGCGGGTCCTCTACGTGGGGCGCGGTCTGGCGAAGGCCGAGATGATGGGCCCGGTCGAGGTCGGCGAGAAGTACGGTGTGCCCGCTGATCGCGCCGGCATCGGCTACGCAGAGATGTCGATGCTGCGCGGCGACCCGTCCGACGGGCTCCCCGGGGTGCCGGGCATCGGTGACAAGACCGCAGCGAAACTGATCAGCGAGTTCGGCAACCTGGATGCGCTCGAGGCGGCCGCGCGGGATTCGTCCTCGAGCGTTCCGACACGTGCGCGGAAGGCGCTGATCGCATCCGCCGACTACCTCGAGGCGGCACGCACCGTGGTCTCGGTGCGCACCGACGCCGAGACCATCGACAGCGGGCCCGACCTGCTGCCGTCGGCGCCCGCCGACCCCGAGGCGCTCGCCGCGCTCGTCGAAGAGCTGGGCATCGGCGCGTCCGTGGGCCGACTGGCGAAGGCGCTCGGCTGGTGAGCTGCACCGATGGTGGCCTCGATACGGTCCTCGGCTGGCGCCTCGGACCTACTCGACCAGCAGAAAGTCAGCTGGGACGCGAGACCTCGTAGCGTCCGTCGTTGTCGATGAAGGTGACGGTGACCTGCTGGTCCTGTCCGCCGACGGTCACCGAGCAGGTGAACGACGAGCCCTCCTTGACGCGCTGACCGGACGGGCACTTCACGTTGCTGACATCGCTGGCCTGGTAGTCCTCGGTCAGGATCTTCTGCACGCCGTCCTGGGCCGCCTGCTGGTCGAGGTTCTTCGGAGCCCAGCCCGGGGCGACGAATGCGGTGATGAGGACGATCGCGGCGATCACGATCAGCGCACCACCGCCCGCGAACAGCAGCGTCCGGAGCGTCTTGTTCGACTTCGGCGCGGCCATGCCGCTGAACTGGTCGGGCCCGCCGAACTGGTTCTGTCCGTAGGCGCCGGGGGGCTGCTGCGGCTGACCGTAGGGCAGCTGACCGTACTGGCCCGGGGCGCCGTACTGGCCGCCACCGTACTGCCCGGCGTCGGGCTGGCCGTAGGGCTGCTGGCCGTACTGCCCCGGGGCGCCGTAACCGGGCTGGCCGCCCGGCTGGCCGTACTGGCCCGGCTGGGCCCCCGGATACCCGACCTGCGTCGGCTGGTTCTGGGGCGGCTGCGCCGGCGTCTGTCCTGCGGGCCCATAGCCGGGCGCCTGCTGGTAGGGGTTCTGCTGGTACGGATTCGCCTGATAGGGATCCTGTGGGGGCTGACCGTAGCCCGGGTTCGGTGCCATCGTGGTCGGATCCGCCTGCGAACCGCCCTGCTGCGAGCCGCCCGTGTTCACGACCTCGGTCTTGTCACCCGGCTGGCCGGGGCCCGTGTTCGGCTGACCCTGCTGCGGTTGGGACGAATTCGGGTTGTACGGGTCGGTCATGAGTCCCCTCCCACTCGGCCACCCACCTCGACGAGGTGTCGGCGAACTGTGACGTCACGCAGCAGCGCCGGAGCATCCCACCCCGACACCGAATGCGGGATGAACGTTACCTCAGGCGTTGACGTCTATCAGTCAACCGTGCGCAGGGGCTCCGCGGTGCGTCGTCTGGTGAAACGACGGGCTCAGCCGAGTTCGGCGGCCACCACGCCACGCCGGATCGCCTTGACCGCGGACCGTGCGGTGCCGCCGAGTCGGGTGTCGGTGCCGACGCAGAGCCGGATCTGTTCGAGGAGATCGATGACCTGGCGATTCCATCGGACGAAGTCGCCCGGCGAGAGCAGCTGGCCGCGTTCGCCCGCGAGGAGCAGGGCTTCGCTCAGCGTGCGGCCGGACGCCCACGTCGCGACCGCGAGCGAGAAACCGGTGTCCGGTTCCCGCGTGGGGCTGACCCGGTGGCGCGACTCGGCTTCGGTCACCCTCGACCAGATCTCGACGGTCGCGGCCATCGCCGTGCGCAGCGAGGTGCTGCCCGGCAGGGCATCGACCCCGCCGTAGCTGTCACGGCGGCTCTCGTAGACGAGTGCCGCGACGACCGCGGCCAGGTCGGCGGGTGACAGGTCGTCCCACACGCCGGCGCGGATGCACTCGGTGACCACGAGATCGCTCTCGCTGTAGATGCGGGCCAGCACCTTGCCCGATTCGGTCACCCGCATGGTGTGGCCGGTCGACTCGGAGGCCTCGCGGACGCGTTCGAGGTACCCCAGCTCGCTGAGGACACCGACGATGTGATCGAAGGTGACACCGAGTGTCGAGGTCCGCTCGCCGATGCTGCGTTCGGCGTTGACGATGTCGCGGAGCAGACGGTTGCGCTTCTCGGCGAGACGGAACAGCTCGTCGCCGTTCGGGATCTGGTGTGCGGGATGGGCGCGGAGGGTCCGGCGCATCTGCGCCAGCTCGGTGTCGTCGGCGGCGTCGGCACGCTTCTTCGATCGTCCGCGGGGCATCTCGATCCCGGTGGAGCGCAACGCCGACGCGAGGTCGCGGCGTCCGCGTCCGGTCCGACGGTCGACGTTCTTCGGCAGCCGCATGTTGCCGAGGACCTCCGGCGGGTTGACGAAGTCGCGCAACCCGATCCGGCCGCACCAGGCGTCTTCGGTGACCACGAGCGGCTTGGGGTCCGCTGCTTGCGTGGCCGGCTCGACGATCACCGCGAGACCGCGGTGGCGCCCTACCGGTACGCCGATGACATGGCCGCGTTTGAGTGCGGCGAGATCGCCGACTATCGCATCCTCGGTGTGAATCCGCTTGCGGTACTTCAAATCTCGCTCGCGACGCCGGATGTCCTCCCGGAGGGTGACATAGCCGAGGAAACCGGCGTAGGGCTCGGCGTCGGCGGTGTCACCGGTGGCATCCACGCCACCCGGTTCCAGACCACGTGCTTCCGCCGCCCGCGCCAGTTCGCCGTCGAGTTTGCGCAGTGCCCGCTGGGATTCGTGGAGCTTCCGGGCCTGGCCGACCACCGAGCGGTCGGCCTGGAACTGGGCGAACGACCGGTGCAGTAGTTCGCGAGCCCCGTCGAGTCCGAGACGGCCGAGCAGGTTGACCGCCATGTTGTACTCCGGCGAGAAGGAGCTGCGCAGCGGGAACGTGCGGGCACCCGCCAGTCCGGCGACCTCCTCGGGCACGACCTCGGGTGTCCACACCACGACGGCATGGCCCTCGACGTCGATGCCGCGGCGTCCGGCTCGCCCGGTCAGCTGGGTGAACTCGCCGGGGGTGAGGTCGACGTGCGATTCCCCGTTGTATTTGACGAGCCGCTCGAGAACGACCGACCGGGCCGGCATGTTGATCCCGAGTGCCAGTGTCTCCGTGGCGAACACCATGCGCACGAGTCCGCGGACGAACAGCTCCTCGACGGCGTGCCGGAACGTCGGGAGCATGCCCGCGTGATGCGACGCGAGGCCGCGTCGAAGACCTTCGCGCCATTCCTGCACTCCCAGCACGTCGGCGTCGCTGGGTGAGAGTTCGGTGAGGCGCCGGTCGACGACGGCGTCGACCTCGGCGACCTCCTCGGGTGTCAGCAGCGCGATACCCGACCGCAGACACTGTGCGAGGGCCGCGTCGCATCCCGCCCGGGAGAAGATGAACCCGATTGCCGGCAGCAGCCCCTCACGGTCGAGACGCGCGACGAGATTGGGGCGTGAGAGCAGCGGACCGCGACCGTCGCGCCGGCGCGGCGCTCCCCCGCCGCCGCGGCCTCCGCGACCCCGCGACGAACCACGTTCGTCCTCGGCCAGCAGGATGCGGTGGCGGATGTGCCTTTTGAGTTCGGGATTCACCCGGGGACGCGATCCCTTGCGGTCCTCCGGATCGCGGTCCGCGGGGTCGAAGAGGTCGAACATCCGCTGGCCGACGAGCATGTGCTGGGACAACGGGACCGGCCGGTGCTCGTCGACGATCACCGAGGTGTCACCGCGAACCGTCTGAATCCAATCGCCGAACTCCTCGGCGTTGCTGACGGTCGCGGACAGGCTCACCACCCGCACGGACGGTTCGAGGTGCAGGATCACCTCTTCCCAGACCGCTCCGCGGAAACGGTCGGCCAGGAAGTGCACCTCGTCCATGACCACGTGGGACAGGCCGTCGAGCGCACACGATTCCGCGTAGATCATGTTCCGCACGACCTCGGTCGTCATCACGACGATCGGCGCGTCGGGGTTGATCGAGCTGTCGCCGGTGAGCAGACCCACCGACTCGTGGCCGTGCACGGCGGCGAGGTCGGCGTACTTCTGGTTGCTCAGCGCCTTGATCGGCGTCGTGTAGAAGCACTTCGTGCCACCCGCAAGCGCCAGATGGACCGCGAATTCGCCGACGATGGTCTTTCCGGCGCCGGTCGGTGCGCACACCAGGACACCGTGTCCGGCCTCCAGTGCCTCACAGGCACGGCGCTGAAAGGGGTCGAGCCCGAAGTCCAGCCGCGACGTGAACGCGTCGAGCTGGCTCACAGGACGTCGTCGAATGTCTCGTGTGCCCGCGTCGAGGTCCGGGTGGCGTTCGATGTGCCGGCGGCCGAGGTCGCCACCGGCGAGGGCGCCGAGACCGGGCGGGTCGGCGGCAGCGGGCTCGCCTCGTCGTCGGAGAGTCCGGCCCAGCTCGGTGCCCGCTTGCCGCGACGCTTGTCGGCGATGCGCGCGAACTGGATGGAGAACTCCAGCAGCACCGTCAGTGCGCAGGCCAGGGCCAGCATGGTGAACGGATCCTGGCCCGGGGTGACGATGGCGGCGAAGACGAAGACCGCGAAGATCAGGCCGCGCCGCCACTTCTTGAGCCGATCGTAGGTCAGGACCCCGACGAGATTGAGCGCGATGATCAGCAGGGGCAACTCGAAGCTGACACCGAAGATGACCAGCACGTTGATCATGAAGCCGAAGTACTGGTCGCCGGCGAGCGCGGTGACCTGGACCTCGTTGCCGACGGTCAACAGGAAGTCGAAGGCCTTGGCGACGACCAGGTAGGCCAGAACCGCGCCGGACACGAAGAGCGTCGTCGCGATCGTGACGAAGGCGATGCCGTAGCGGCGTTCGTTCTGGTGCAGGCCGGGGGTGATGAACTGCCAGATCTGGTAGATCCACACCGGGCACGCCAGCACGACACCGGCCGTGAGCCCGACCTTGAGCCGCAGCATGAACTGGTCGAACGGACCGGTCGCGAGCAGACGGCAGGAGTCGTCGGCGGTCAGCGTGGCCCGGGCCGACGGAGGCAGATCACAGTACGGGCCGCGCAACATGTCGCCGAGGGACGGGATGCCGAGGAAGCCATGGCTGTACCAGATGAACCCGAGGATCGTGGTGGCCACGATCGCCAGCAGCGAGATGACCATGCGGGTACGCAACTCATAGAGATGCTCGACCAACGACATGGTGCCGTCGGGGTTGAGTTTGCGTTTGCGGTGTCGGGGGTCGAAGGGGATGCGCACTCGGATGCTCCGACGCGCCCCTAAGCCGACTTCTTGGTGTCGGCGTTCGACGACGTGTTCGGCGTGGCGTTGTCGGCCGGCGGAAGTTCACGCTGCGGCGCGTCGGTGGAGGCCGCCGTCTCGTCTGCCTTGTCGTCCTTCTGCATCTCCTTGACCTCGCTCTTGAAGATGCGCAGCGACTGTCCGAGACCCCGGGCGGCATCCGGCAGCTTCTTCGAGCCGAACAGGATCAGCAGCACGATGGCGACAATCGCCCAGTGCCACCACGATGTGAAGCCCATGAGATCACCCTTCAGATCGGATCCAGACCGTGTCCAATGCTACCCGAGTTGTCCGGGAGCGGTGGGTTCGCGTCAGCGGTAGCGTTCGCGAGCCCTCGCCGCCGATTCGACGACCGCCGCCGCGACCTTCCGATCGTCGACGACGCGGACCGCTCCGCCGAAACCGAGCAGGAACCGGGTGAGCCACTCGGGCGAGCCGTAGACCATGCGGGCCCGGACCGGCTCCTGCGGGTCGCGGTCGGCGACAGACGTGAGCGGTTCGACCGGGTAGTAGTCGAGAATCCACAGGTGATCGGGGTCGATCTCGAGTCCGACCGCGGGCAGATCCGGGTTCTCGGGGACTAGTACGGACTGCGACGACGACTCGGCCTCGGCCGGCGGCGTGCTCGGTTCGTCGAGCTCGTCGGCGGTGTCGATGCGGTCGAAGCGGAACAGCCGCACCCCCTCGGCCATGCGGCACCAGGCCTCGAGGTAGGTGTGCTGGTCCATCACCTGCAGCCGGATCGGGTCGACGACGCGGTCGGAGACGCTGTCCCGGCTCGCCGAGTAGTAGTCCAGGCGCAGCGCACGGCCTCGGCGCACGGCTTCGCGGACGGTCGTGAAGGTCGGGTTCTCCCCCGCCGACGCCCCGGCCTCCGTGCCCGCGCCGGACAGACCCGGCACTGCGGTCGCGCCGACCGCCTCCTCGATCTTGGCGATCGCACGCCGGGCGGCGGTGACATCGACGACACCGGGAGTCTCCACGAGGGCGCGCAGTGCCACGAGCAGGGTGCTGGCCTCGACGGTGGTGAGACGCAACGGACGGTCCATACCCGCGGTGAACCCGACGTTCACGAAGCCCTCGCTGAACTCGAGCTCGATCAGGTCGTCGGGGAAATAACCCGGGAGACCGCACACGAACAGCAGCTCGAGATCCTTGGTGAGCTGCGCCTGCGTGACCCCGAGTTCACGCGCCGCCTGCTCGATCGAGATGCCGCGTCGGGCCTGGAAATACGGGACCATCGCGAGCAACCGGTTGAGGCGCGAGGGTTGTGCACCGGCCATCAGACGCTCACCCCCACCAGTCGGTCCA harbors:
- a CDS encoding cobalt-precorrin-6A reductase → MTDEAGPDPQILILGGTGEARALAAALTETGVSVISSLAGRVDNPRLPVGPVRIGGFGGAEGLREWLRSNRIHAVVDATHPFAATITRNAARAASEAGVPLLRLRREPWTPTESDRWTCVPDLAAAADEVRRRGKRVLLTTGRQDVGVFAGIDDAWFLIRVVDPPTADLPAHHEILRSRGPYDYDSELALLREHRIDLLVTKNSGGSLTKAKLDAAATLGVDVIVVDRPVEPDVPAVSDVAGAEAWLERLLG
- the cobM gene encoding precorrin-4 C(11)-methyltransferase, which codes for MTVYFIGAGPGAPDLITLRGARMLGECRTCLYAGSLVPDELLELCPDDAVLVDTARMPLSDIVDHIVAAHERGHDVARLHSGDLSIYSALAEQQRELRGRGIPYEIVPGVPAFAAAAAALDSELTVPGVGQSLLITRVSTLSTDMPAGEDLASLAATGVTLALHLAAHRAEQIVDALIPYYGPECPTATVAFASRPNQQVVRCPLNRLAETLEAADIRKTAIIFVGRVLDATAHPEVTDSYLYSHARMTKLRETPHP
- the cbiE gene encoding precorrin-6y C5,15-methyltransferase (decarboxylating) subunit CbiE; amino-acid sequence: MSSAPMFVVVGIGADGWRGLGDAARDELRDARVIYGAPRQLALLDDAASELAGIRESWRSPMSDHLTDVLETASGRIHILASGDPMFHGVGASIVARVGAERVRVFPAVSSASLACARLGWDLARTRIVSAVTAAPEVVLTEATDGGRLLVLSRDETTPAAVAELLSQNGFGRSSMTVLEQLGGPGERIRSSAAEAWAHPPVDPLNIVAVDCVGPRRSRMPGRDDDIYAHDGQITKSTIRSVTVAALEPAGPQLLWDIGAGSGSVSIEWLRADDRGRVVAFEQNADRAERLTANARRHGVGHRLSLRGAAPEALAEAPAPDAVFIGGGLDEQVLTAAWNALRQPGRIVVNAVTVENQEILVRWHAAHGGTLRRLSVETVAPLGTMTTWRPALPIIQWAATRDASASKAEPTT
- a CDS encoding SDR family NAD(P)-dependent oxidoreductase: MASDTPPGSLVLFGGRSEIGVATAQRLAEGRTVVLAARRPDDLAAPTAALLDAGATAVHAVAFDADDTDSHPGLIASLVDEFGPIGIAIIAFGILGDQARAEADVAHALQIAHTDYYAHISVLIPLAAALREQGSGTMIVFSSVAGIRVRRANFVYGSTKAGLDGFASGMADSLHGTGVRLLLARPGFVIGAMTKDLMESGVKPAPFSKTADQVADAVARAYRKGRGEVWIPGVLRPMFFGMRLLPRAVWRRLPR
- a CDS encoding PPOX class F420-dependent oxidoreductase, which codes for MSRTAADVGPAAVEFLTERHLGTLTTLRADGTPHSVAVGFTWEPEAGLARVITFDGSQKVRNVERGGYAAVTNVDGPRWLTLEGPATVSREPEHVREAEQRYAQRYRQPKPNPRRVVIEISVNRVLGSASLLG
- a CDS encoding M24 family metallopeptidase; translated protein: MAATSTTAGSADPLFGSDVYRERMRRAAELTRDAGLDALVVAPGPDLRYLVGSRAETFERLTALVIPAAGDPKLVIARLEVPSLSDSAVGDLGIEVADWVDGDDAHGLALAGLSPNPAIAVSDSMPALHVIPLAQHTGATPQLATAVLRELRMIKDDAEIEALRRAGAAIDRVHARMGEWLKPGRTEREVSDDIRAAILGEGHSEAAFIIVGSGPNGADPHHEFSDRVIERSDIVVIDIGGPVEPGYNSDSTRTYCFEPPAADIADAYAALHEAQRAAVAAVRPGVAAASIDAAARDLLRERGLADQFIHRTGHGIGLSVHEEPYIVDGNDITLRPGMAFSVEPGVYFSGRWGARIEDIVVVTDDGCESFNNRPHELMQL
- a CDS encoding 5'-3' exonuclease, translated to MLLDGASLWFRSFYALPEKMTSPDGRPVNAVRGFIDTIANLVTREHPSRLVVCLDLDWRPEFRTALIPTYKAHRVAVEDGAPDATGTGTVDVEEVPDTLTPQVDMIMDVLAAAGIATSGAVGCEADDVIGTLAWAEAQDPVIVVSGDRDLLQVVSDDPVPVRVLYVGRGLAKAEMMGPVEVGEKYGVPADRAGIGYAEMSMLRGDPSDGLPGVPGIGDKTAAKLISEFGNLDALEAAARDSSSSVPTRARKALIASADYLEAARTVVSVRTDAETIDSGPDLLPSAPADPEALAALVEELGIGASVGRLAKALGW
- a CDS encoding DUF4333 domain-containing protein codes for the protein MTDPYNPNSSQPQQGQPNTGPGQPGDKTEVVNTGGSQQGGSQADPTTMAPNPGYGQPPQDPYQANPYQQNPYQQAPGYGPAGQTPAQPPQNQPTQVGYPGAQPGQYGQPGGQPGYGAPGQYGQQPYGQPDAGQYGGGQYGAPGQYGQLPYGQPQQPPGAYGQNQFGGPDQFSGMAAPKSNKTLRTLLFAGGGALIVIAAIVLITAFVAPGWAPKNLDQQAAQDGVQKILTEDYQASDVSNVKCPSGQRVKEGSSFTCSVTVGGQDQQVTVTFIDNDGRYEVSRPS